A single genomic interval of Croceibacter atlanticus HTCC2559 harbors:
- the ribB gene encoding 3,4-dihydroxy-2-butanone-4-phosphate synthase, which produces MSETDTLSQTITLNTIEEAIADVKAGKVIIVVDDQDRENEGDFLAAAEAVTPEMINFMATHGRGLICAPLSEERCSELNLNMMVGNNTDPMETAFTISVDLKGQGVTTGISASDRAKTVQALIKSETKPYDLSRPGHIFPLKAKEGGVLRRTGHTEAAIDFARLAGFQPAGVIVEIMNEDGTMARLPQLVEVAKRFDLKLVSIEDLVAYRMLHDSLIEKKEDFEIETRFGSYRLRAYKQTTNDQLHLALTKGTWEENEPVLVRVNSTLVNNDILGTLTNNADKKLDDMFKAVNKAGKGAIVFINQESQALNLLNRLSELKARQKEGEVKAPPIQMDQRDFGIGAQILHDLGIHKINLLSNSTQQKRVGMIGYGLEILDYVTY; this is translated from the coding sequence ATGAGCGAGACAGATACACTTTCACAAACCATTACCCTTAATACTATTGAAGAAGCTATTGCAGATGTAAAAGCGGGCAAAGTTATTATTGTGGTAGATGATCAAGATCGTGAGAATGAAGGCGATTTTCTAGCAGCTGCCGAAGCGGTAACTCCAGAAATGATAAACTTCATGGCAACGCACGGAAGAGGTTTAATTTGTGCACCACTATCAGAAGAACGCTGTAGTGAACTTAACCTTAATATGATGGTTGGGAACAATACAGATCCTATGGAAACAGCTTTTACTATTTCTGTAGATTTAAAAGGGCAAGGTGTAACTACTGGAATTTCTGCATCAGATAGAGCTAAAACAGTTCAGGCTTTAATTAAAAGTGAAACTAAACCTTATGACCTTAGCAGACCAGGCCATATTTTTCCATTAAAAGCAAAAGAAGGCGGTGTTTTAAGACGTACCGGTCACACAGAAGCAGCTATAGATTTTGCGAGGCTTGCAGGATTTCAACCAGCAGGTGTGATTGTTGAAATAATGAATGAAGACGGTACTATGGCTAGGTTACCACAACTTGTTGAGGTAGCTAAACGTTTCGATTTAAAACTAGTGTCTATTGAAGATCTTGTTGCATATAGAATGCTACACGATTCTTTAATTGAAAAGAAAGAAGATTTTGAGATAGAAACCCGTTTTGGGTCTTACAGATTAAGAGCGTATAAACAAACTACAAACGACCAGTTGCACTTAGCGTTAACTAAGGGAACTTGGGAAGAAAATGAACCTGTATTAGTAAGAGTAAACTCTACATTAGTTAATAATGATATTTTAGGAACGCTTACAAATAATGCAGACAAGAAGTTAGATGATATGTTTAAGGCTGTTAACAAAGCTGGAAAAGGAGCTATTGTCTTTATAAATCAAGAATCTCAAGCGCTTAATTTACTTAATAGATTGTCTGAGTTAAAAGCGCGCCAAAAAGAAGGAGAAGTTAAGGCGCCACCAATACAGATGGATCAACGTGATTTTGGTATTGGAGCGCAAATTCTTCACGATCTTGGTATTCATAAAATAAACTTACTATCTAACAGCACCCAACAAAAACGTGTTGGTATGATAGGCTATGGTCTAGAAATTTTAGATTATGTAACGTACTAA
- the tpx gene encoding thiol peroxidase: MAQVILGGNTVNTYGELPEIGEKAPHFELLKSDLSVGRLKDFEGKRLILNIFPSIDTNTCATSVRTFNERAKKLKNTEVLCISRDLPFALKRFIDDEGITNVTNLSDFRERTMGKDYGLEMMDGPFEGLLSRAVIVLDEKGVILHSERVQDISNEPDYDAALNALA, from the coding sequence ATGGCCCAAGTAATATTAGGCGGAAATACTGTAAATACTTATGGAGAGCTTCCAGAGATAGGAGAAAAGGCTCCACATTTCGAATTATTAAAATCAGACCTTTCTGTAGGAAGGTTAAAAGATTTTGAGGGAAAGAGACTTATCTTAAATATCTTTCCTAGCATAGACACTAATACGTGTGCAACTTCTGTACGAACATTTAATGAGCGTGCTAAAAAATTAAAAAACACAGAGGTGCTTTGTATCTCTAGAGACCTACCTTTTGCATTAAAGCGTTTTATTGATGATGAAGGTATAACAAACGTTACCAATCTTTCAGATTTTAGAGAACGTACAATGGGGAAAGATTATGGTCTAGAAATGATGGATGGTCCTTTTGAGGGATTACTCTCAAGAGCTGTGATTGTATTAGATGAAAAAGGTGTAATCCTACATTCTGAACGTGTGCAAGACATTTCTAATGAGCCAGATTATGATGCCGCATTAAATGCATTGGCATAA
- a CDS encoding DegT/DnrJ/EryC1/StrS family aminotransferase → MPGFEVFGEEERKHVQDVLDSGILMRYGFDGMRNGHYKAQEFEQKFAKLMGAEFCQMTSSGTSALTVALASAGIGAGDEVIIPTFTFVATFESIIALGAVPVLCDIDDTLCLNPEAVKQKITQNTRVIMPVHMCGSMADLNPLKTICEENNLILLEDACQAIGGTYNGKQLGTIGDLGCFSFDFVKTITCGEGGAVVTNSRSYAENADKYQDHGHDHVGNDRGAETHPFLGYNYRISELHAAVGLGQLEKFEDVLKKQKQYYTILREELRSIPEVTFRRVPQDGKESHAFLNFFLPDEDTTRKAHKAISNAGVDACFYWFDNNWHYYKKWEHLTEQKSLGRLPSDVRANLQDFKTTDFSASDAWMSRTISSLIKVGWTEDEMKHRAQQLKQAILSVL, encoded by the coding sequence ATGCCAGGATTTGAAGTTTTTGGAGAAGAAGAACGCAAACATGTTCAAGATGTATTAGACAGCGGTATTCTTATGCGCTATGGTTTTGATGGTATGCGTAACGGCCATTATAAAGCCCAAGAATTTGAGCAAAAGTTTGCAAAGCTTATGGGTGCAGAATTTTGCCAGATGACCTCTAGCGGTACGTCTGCATTAACAGTTGCCTTGGCTAGCGCTGGTATTGGTGCTGGAGATGAAGTTATCATACCTACGTTTACTTTTGTTGCCACTTTTGAATCTATAATTGCTTTAGGTGCTGTGCCTGTTCTTTGTGACATAGACGATACGCTTTGTTTAAATCCAGAAGCTGTAAAACAAAAAATTACCCAAAATACGCGTGTCATAATGCCTGTACATATGTGTGGCTCTATGGCAGACTTAAATCCACTTAAAACAATTTGCGAGGAGAACAACCTCATCTTACTCGAAGATGCTTGCCAAGCAATTGGCGGCACATACAATGGCAAACAATTAGGAACAATAGGAGACTTAGGCTGTTTTTCTTTCGACTTTGTAAAAACTATTACTTGTGGTGAAGGTGGCGCTGTGGTAACCAACTCTAGAAGCTATGCTGAAAATGCAGACAAGTATCAAGATCACGGTCACGACCACGTAGGGAATGATCGCGGAGCAGAAACGCATCCGTTTTTAGGATACAATTACCGTATTTCAGAACTTCATGCTGCAGTAGGCTTAGGCCAATTAGAAAAATTTGAAGATGTACTTAAAAAACAAAAACAGTATTATACAATCTTAAGAGAAGAACTACGTAGTATTCCAGAAGTAACATTTAGACGCGTACCTCAAGATGGTAAAGAAAGTCACGCTTTTTTAAACTTTTTCTTACCAGACGAAGACACTACCAGAAAAGCCCATAAAGCAATCTCTAATGCTGGCGTAGATGCCTGTTTTTATTGGTTTGATAACAATTGGCATTATTATAAAAAATGGGAACACTTAACAGAACAAAAATCTTTAGGAAGATTACCATCTGATGTAAGAGCTAATTTACAAGATTTTAAAACCACAGACTTTTCTGCAAGTGATGCCTGGATGAGTAGAACAATTTCATCTTTAATTAAAGTAGGCTGGACCGAAGATGAAATGAAACATCGAGCACAACAACTAAAGCAAGCAATTTTATCTGTATTATAA
- a CDS encoding DUF6952 family protein, producing MKLPVIRHFQKNNDAEALEKAVSVLESFTEYRSVTDEEMDVIGELITNMCGAIEVHKMIDDGMPERDAANNFVKKVLGSIDK from the coding sequence ATGAAGTTACCGGTAATTAGACATTTTCAGAAAAATAATGATGCTGAAGCTTTAGAAAAAGCAGTGTCTGTTTTAGAGTCTTTTACAGAATACCGTTCTGTTACAGATGAAGAGATGGATGTAATTGGCGAGCTAATCACCAATATGTGCGGTGCTATCGAAGTGCACAAAATGATTGATGATGGTATGCCAGAGCGTGATGCTGCTAATAACTTTGTAAAAAAAGTTTTAGGATCTATAGATAAATAG
- a CDS encoding ArsR/SmtB family transcription factor, whose amino-acid sequence MNLRIATEIGKCLSNKIRFQILEWLKEPEKHFPPHETLKHFNDGVCVTYIQEKTGLSQSTISTYLTNMEKCGLLISTRHGKWSYLKRNEATIKAFTEYLT is encoded by the coding sequence ATGAATTTAAGGATCGCAACAGAAATTGGCAAATGCTTATCTAATAAAATTAGATTTCAAATACTGGAGTGGTTAAAAGAGCCAGAAAAGCATTTTCCTCCACATGAAACATTAAAGCATTTTAATGATGGTGTTTGTGTTACTTACATTCAAGAAAAAACTGGTCTGTCACAATCAACCATTTCAACATACCTTACAAATATGGAAAAATGTGGCCTTCTCATTTCTACAAGACATGGCAAGTGGTCCTATTTAAAAAGAAATGAAGCAACAATTAAAGCGTTTACAGAATATTTGACATAA
- a CDS encoding NAD(P)H-dependent oxidoreductase has protein sequence MNTSLSTKQLQWRYATKKFDSEQKISEQKLDIIKESFNLTATSYGLQPIKLIVVSNKDIQESLVAQSWNQRQVADASHLLIFCIEKKLSAEYIKTYFERVKDIRNTPDEIIKPFQKFLIEDFEAKTTEDIQTWSTNQAYLAMGNLLTICALEEIDACPMEGFKPEEYDKILGLDKQNLKSVLVMPIGYRAKDDMFASFKKVRRPMEETIIEIKK, from the coding sequence ATGAACACATCTTTATCTACCAAACAATTACAATGGCGCTATGCCACAAAAAAGTTTGATTCAGAACAAAAGATTTCAGAACAAAAGTTAGATATCATAAAGGAAAGCTTTAACCTTACCGCAACGTCTTATGGCTTACAGCCAATAAAACTTATTGTAGTGAGCAATAAAGATATACAAGAATCTTTGGTGGCTCAATCTTGGAACCAGAGGCAAGTTGCAGATGCCTCTCACCTACTTATTTTCTGTATAGAGAAAAAGCTAAGTGCCGAATATATTAAAACGTATTTTGAACGTGTTAAGGATATTAGAAACACGCCAGATGAAATCATAAAACCTTTTCAGAAGTTTTTAATTGAAGATTTTGAGGCAAAAACAACCGAAGACATTCAAACTTGGTCTACAAACCAAGCCTATCTTGCTATGGGCAACCTGTTAACCATTTGTGCTTTAGAAGAGATTGATGCCTGCCCTATGGAAGGTTTTAAGCCTGAAGAGTATGATAAGATTTTAGGATTAGACAAACAGAACTTAAAGTCTGTTTTGGTGATGCCAATTGGGTATCGTGCAAAAGATGATATGTTTGCGAGCTTTAAGAAAGTGCGTCGCCCGATGGAAGAAACAATTATCGAAATAAAAAAATAA
- a CDS encoding LolA family protein has product MKTLTVISALFISMFTLSAQDSQKAKTLLNEVSAKVQSYDNIVLDFKYSLENTAENIRQDTRGDASLLGDKYVLNLMGTTQMFDGKKIYTIIPEDEEINISTYVEEDDNAITPSKMMTFYKEGYTYKWDITQNVKGRQIQYIKLTPIDSDADVKSILLGIDKQTKNIYNLIQTQDNGTKITITVNSFKVNQPLSQTLFTFDESKYSNYYINRLD; this is encoded by the coding sequence ATGAAAACACTAACAGTAATTAGCGCATTATTTATTTCAATGTTCACATTGAGCGCACAAGACAGTCAAAAAGCTAAAACACTATTAAATGAGGTTTCTGCTAAAGTGCAGTCCTATGATAATATTGTCTTAGATTTTAAATATTCCTTAGAAAATACCGCAGAAAATATAAGACAAGATACGCGTGGTGATGCCAGTCTTTTAGGAGATAAGTATGTTCTTAACTTAATGGGAACAACACAAATGTTTGACGGTAAGAAAATTTATACCATTATTCCAGAAGACGAAGAGATTAATATTTCAACTTATGTTGAAGAAGATGACAATGCTATCACACCTTCTAAAATGATGACGTTTTATAAAGAAGGTTACACTTACAAATGGGATATCACACAAAACGTAAAAGGGAGACAAATACAATATATTAAGTTAACACCTATTGATAGTGATGCAGATGTAAAATCTATCCTTTTAGGTATAGACAAGCAAACAAAAAATATTTACAATCTTATACAAACACAAGATAACGGGACTAAGATTACAATTACTGTAAACAGTTTTAAAGTTAACCAGCCGTTATCACAGACTTTATTTACTTTTGATGAGTCTAAATATTCAAATTATTATATCAATAGGCTAGACTAA
- a CDS encoding LptF/LptG family permease — protein MKILDRYILSSYIKTFVVVFVILMFIMILQSVWLYISELAGRELDGFIILKLLSFVAPKLIPLVLPLTILVTSIMTFGNFAENYEFAAMKSSGISLQRAMRGLIIFIAALSITAFFFANNVIPRAEFEFVNLRKNIAKLKPAAAISEGMFNEIGDINIKVGEKSGDRGQYLTDVIIHKKNEKRAGNYTVIKANKGELISSEGSDVLSLVLRDGNYYDEIQSNDPKEIQKKPFAKSYFKEYAINVDLSTLNNVDMEDRNYTGGSNMLKISELQYTLDSVSVNYNKNLEVLRLDVTSRAGVNTFLELEKDTTEVRALVGNTILDEYDLEGKLRVVTLAFNNMTNVGNLIDTRENSLKQINIKLNKYEIALHEKYVLAFACFILFFVGAPLGAIIRKGGMGLPMVIAILLFLTYHFIGIFAKNSAEDGSISPFIATWLSTIIMLPLGVYFTYRATTDQGLFSIGTFFHPVVAFFKKNFSKKQVQD, from the coding sequence TTGAAGATACTTGATCGGTACATACTTTCCAGCTACATAAAGACCTTTGTGGTCGTATTTGTCATTTTGATGTTCATTATGATATTACAAAGTGTGTGGCTTTATATTTCTGAACTTGCTGGTCGAGAATTAGATGGCTTTATCATACTTAAGCTTTTAAGTTTTGTCGCGCCTAAATTAATACCATTGGTCTTACCATTAACCATTTTGGTGACGAGTATAATGACCTTTGGTAATTTTGCAGAAAATTATGAATTTGCTGCAATGAAATCTTCTGGAATTTCTCTTCAGAGAGCTATGCGTGGTCTAATTATATTTATTGCAGCACTAAGTATTACTGCATTTTTCTTTGCTAATAACGTTATACCCAGAGCAGAGTTTGAATTTGTTAACCTAAGAAAGAATATTGCAAAGCTTAAACCTGCAGCTGCAATTTCTGAAGGTATGTTTAATGAAATAGGCGATATAAATATAAAGGTTGGTGAAAAATCTGGAGATAGAGGACAATACTTAACCGATGTCATCATACATAAGAAAAACGAAAAACGCGCTGGAAATTATACCGTTATTAAAGCCAATAAAGGTGAGTTAATTAGTAGTGAAGGTTCAGATGTGTTAAGCTTGGTCTTAAGAGATGGCAATTATTATGATGAAATACAATCTAACGATCCTAAAGAAATTCAGAAAAAACCTTTTGCTAAAAGTTACTTTAAGGAGTATGCCATAAATGTAGATTTATCTACGTTAAATAATGTTGATATGGAAGACAGAAACTACACTGGTGGTAGTAATATGCTTAAAATATCTGAACTCCAATACACCTTAGACTCTGTATCTGTTAATTATAATAAAAACTTAGAGGTCTTAAGACTAGATGTAACAAGTAGAGCAGGCGTGAATACCTTTTTAGAGTTAGAAAAAGATACCACAGAAGTTAGAGCTTTAGTAGGCAATACAATTTTAGATGAATACGATTTAGAAGGTAAGCTAAGAGTAGTTACTTTGGCATTTAATAATATGACCAACGTAGGAAATTTAATTGATACAAGAGAAAACAGCTTAAAGCAGATAAACATAAAACTTAACAAATATGAGATTGCCTTACATGAAAAATATGTGTTGGCATTTGCTTGTTTTATACTCTTTTTTGTAGGCGCACCTTTAGGCGCAATTATTAGAAAAGGTGGTATGGGATTACCTATGGTTATTGCTATATTATTATTTTTAACATATCACTTTATAGGTATTTTTGCCAAGAATAGTGCAGAAGATGGTAGTATTAGTCCATTTATTGCTACTTGGTTATCTACTATAATAATGCTTCCGTTGGGAGTTTACTTCACATACAGAGCTACAACCGACCAAGGCTTATTTAGTATCGGTACTTTTTTCCATCCAGTTGTGGCATTCTTCAAGAAAAACTTCTCTAAGAAACAAGTTCAAGACTAG
- a CDS encoding short chain dehydrogenase has translation MKILIIGGNGTIGKPVVAHFKEQNEVLIAGRSSGDITVDIANSNSISKMFQKIGNVDAIICIAGEAKWANFNELEEEDYHIGLNSKLMGQVNLVRIGQNYLNTGGSITLSTGILADDPVVKTTSAAMVNGGIHSFVMAVALEIENNIRVNVVSSGMVEDAYEKYRDYFPGHNPIPMKKVINGYVRSVNGKGNGEIIRIYD, from the coding sequence ATGAAAATTTTAATTATAGGAGGTAATGGTACAATTGGCAAACCTGTTGTTGCTCATTTTAAAGAACAAAATGAGGTATTAATTGCTGGTAGAAGTAGTGGTGATATTACTGTAGATATTGCAAACAGCAATTCCATTTCAAAAATGTTCCAAAAAATTGGAAATGTAGATGCTATAATCTGTATAGCTGGAGAAGCCAAATGGGCTAATTTTAATGAGCTTGAAGAGGAAGACTACCACATAGGTTTAAACAGTAAACTCATGGGACAAGTTAACCTTGTTCGTATAGGACAGAATTACCTAAATACAGGTGGCTCTATTACATTGTCAACAGGTATTTTGGCAGATGATCCTGTTGTAAAAACAACTAGTGCCGCAATGGTAAATGGTGGCATACACAGTTTTGTAATGGCAGTTGCCCTCGAAATTGAAAACAACATTAGAGTTAATGTTGTGTCTTCTGGAATGGTAGAGGATGCATATGAAAAATACAGAGACTATTTTCCAGGACACAACCCAATACCTATGAAAAAGGTGATTAATGGATATGTAAGAAGTGTGAACGGAAAAGGTAACGGTGAAATAATAAGAATTTATGACTAA
- a CDS encoding DNA translocase FtsK produces MARKKTKKRPSKSKAPKKQVKLPSLKLSRKQKVVLGSFLMLFGFALLIAFSSFLINWQIDQSELSQLSDRNVQTRNWLSSFGAGISNFFIYKGFGVASFSLAILTFLTGFYLFLNFNFQRLKAYWFWGVLLMVWLSVFFGFFAEKNAMLGGTVGFETNDYLQDYLGLIGTILLMFFLAIVYLVFRLKITPERISVYFKKASSDIKEEFASDEEAPINTMANEKASVKQDIVPDSPDNSTTEEVVIEQQLEPIVDEPKITSTTIEASNEDDISMEVETTEEEEVSETKANKLVEDFGEFDPKLELSNYKFPTIELLKDYSNSGGITINQEELEENKNKIVETLKNYKIGIDHIKATVGPTVTLYEIIPEAGIRISKIKNLEDDIALSLAALGIRIIAPIPGKGTVGIEVPNKNPRIVSMRSTIASPKFQNAEMELPIAFGKTISNETLVVDLAKMPHLLMAGATGQGKSVGLNAILTSLLYKKHPAEVKFVLVDPKKVELTLFNKIERHYLAKLPDSEDAIITDNSKVINTLNSLCIEMDERYELLKDAYVRNIKEYNAKFKARKLNPENGHKFLPYIVLVVDEFADLIMTAGKEVETPIARLAQLARAIGIHLIIATQRPSVNVITGMIKANFPARIAFRVMSKIDSRTILDNGGADQLIGRGDMLYTQGNELIRIQCAFVDTPEVDKICEYIGSQKAYPDAHKLPEYISEDSGTSLDIDISERDSLFNQAAEVLVTAQQGSASLLQRKLKIGYNRAGRIIDQLEAADIVGPFEGSKARQVLISDLQSLERHLNDEES; encoded by the coding sequence ATGGCCAGAAAGAAAACCAAAAAAAGACCTTCCAAGAGCAAGGCTCCTAAAAAACAAGTAAAACTTCCTAGTTTAAAGCTATCCAGAAAACAAAAGGTAGTTTTAGGTAGTTTCCTTATGCTTTTTGGTTTTGCATTATTAATTGCATTTTCATCCTTCCTAATCAATTGGCAAATAGACCAAAGTGAGCTTTCTCAATTAAGTGATAGGAATGTACAGACAAGAAACTGGTTAAGTTCTTTTGGCGCAGGAATTAGTAATTTCTTTATATATAAAGGCTTTGGAGTTGCATCGTTTTCATTGGCAATTCTTACATTTCTTACAGGGTTTTATCTTTTTTTAAACTTCAACTTCCAACGTTTAAAGGCCTACTGGTTTTGGGGTGTGTTGTTAATGGTTTGGTTATCTGTGTTCTTTGGTTTTTTTGCAGAGAAAAATGCTATGCTAGGCGGTACTGTTGGGTTTGAGACAAATGACTATCTGCAAGATTACTTAGGGTTAATAGGAACCATTTTATTAATGTTTTTCTTGGCAATAGTTTATTTGGTTTTTAGACTTAAAATAACGCCTGAACGTATTTCTGTTTACTTTAAGAAAGCCTCTTCAGACATTAAAGAGGAGTTTGCTTCAGATGAAGAAGCACCTATTAATACAATGGCTAACGAGAAGGCTTCAGTTAAACAAGATATAGTTCCAGATTCTCCAGACAATTCTACTACAGAAGAAGTTGTAATTGAACAGCAACTAGAGCCAATTGTTGATGAGCCTAAGATTACTTCAACAACTATTGAAGCTTCAAATGAGGATGATATCTCTATGGAAGTAGAAACAACAGAAGAGGAAGAGGTTTCAGAAACTAAAGCAAATAAATTGGTTGAAGATTTTGGAGAGTTTGATCCTAAACTTGAACTTAGTAATTATAAGTTTCCTACAATCGAGCTTTTAAAAGACTACAGCAATAGTGGTGGTATTACCATAAACCAAGAAGAATTAGAGGAAAACAAAAATAAAATTGTTGAAACTCTTAAAAATTATAAGATAGGTATAGATCATATTAAAGCAACGGTAGGTCCTACCGTTACTCTATATGAAATAATACCAGAAGCAGGTATCAGGATATCTAAGATAAAGAACCTAGAGGATGATATTGCATTGTCTTTAGCGGCTTTGGGAATACGTATTATTGCGCCAATTCCTGGAAAAGGAACTGTCGGTATAGAGGTTCCAAATAAAAATCCACGTATAGTTTCTATGCGTAGTACTATTGCATCTCCTAAGTTTCAAAATGCAGAAATGGAACTGCCTATTGCTTTTGGTAAAACCATTAGCAATGAAACCTTGGTTGTAGATCTTGCAAAAATGCCTCACCTACTAATGGCAGGTGCAACAGGGCAAGGAAAATCTGTAGGTTTAAATGCAATTCTTACCTCTTTATTATACAAAAAGCATCCTGCTGAGGTAAAATTTGTTTTAGTAGACCCTAAGAAAGTGGAGCTTACGTTATTTAACAAAATTGAACGACATTACTTAGCAAAATTACCAGATAGTGAAGATGCTATAATTACAGATAACTCCAAGGTAATAAACACGCTAAACTCTCTTTGTATAGAGATGGATGAGCGTTATGAATTACTTAAAGATGCTTATGTAAGAAACATTAAAGAATATAACGCCAAGTTTAAAGCACGAAAGCTAAATCCTGAAAACGGACACAAATTCTTACCATATATTGTCTTGGTAGTCGATGAATTTGCAGACCTTATAATGACTGCAGGTAAAGAAGTAGAGACGCCTATAGCAAGATTAGCGCAATTAGCGCGTGCCATAGGTATACATTTAATTATAGCCACACAAAGACCATCTGTAAACGTTATTACAGGTATGATAAAGGCAAACTTTCCAGCACGTATTGCATTTAGGGTGATGAGTAAGATAGATTCTCGCACCATATTAGATAATGGTGGTGCAGACCAACTTATTGGGCGTGGAGATATGCTGTACACACAAGGAAATGAGCTTATAAGAATACAATGTGCTTTTGTTGATACGCCAGAAGTAGATAAGATTTGTGAATACATTGGTAGCCAAAAAGCATATCCAGACGCACACAAGCTTCCTGAGTATATTAGTGAGGATAGTGGCACAAGTCTTGATATAGATATAAGTGAACGCGACTCGCTGTTTAATCAAGCCGCTGAGGTATTGGTAACAGCGCAACAAGGGTCTGCGTCTCTGTTGCAACGAAAGTTAAAAATAGGTTACAATAGAGCAGGTCGTATAATAGATCAATTGGAAGCTGCAGATATTGTAGGTCCTTTTGAGGGAAGCAAAGCTAGACAGGTTTTAATTTCAGACTTGCAGTCATTAGAGAGACATTTAAACGATGAAGAATCATAA
- a CDS encoding thioredoxin family protein, giving the protein MIKELDQDNLADVVSQHHNVIVQFSAGWCGNCRVMKPKFKKLATENENAEFVIVDAEKFPESRKLATVDNLPTFATFQNGTFKNQVQTNKFDVLKDLVNEVTGN; this is encoded by the coding sequence ATGATTAAGGAGTTAGATCAAGATAATTTAGCAGATGTAGTGTCTCAACACCACAATGTAATCGTGCAGTTTTCTGCAGGATGGTGTGGGAACTGCCGTGTAATGAAGCCAAAATTTAAAAAATTGGCTACTGAAAACGAGAATGCTGAATTTGTGATAGTAGATGCAGAGAAATTTCCAGAATCTAGAAAGCTTGCAACTGTGGATAATTTACCAACATTTGCAACATTTCAAAATGGAACATTTAAGAACCAAGTACAGACAAATAAATTTGATGTACTAAAAGATCTAGTAAATGAAGTTACCGGTAATTAG
- a CDS encoding DUF2200 domain-containing protein, protein MKVTTEKNEKVANMVFANIYPLYLNRLEKNGRTKEEFHKVLTWFTGYTEDELQTLIDQKATYRTLFENAKIHPNAHLIKGVVCGYRIETIEDEFEIYKQCRRMEKLIDELAKGRKMEKILRDEKK, encoded by the coding sequence ATGAAGGTCACTACAGAAAAAAATGAGAAAGTTGCCAATATGGTATTTGCCAACATTTATCCTCTTTACCTCAACAGGTTAGAAAAAAATGGTAGAACAAAAGAAGAGTTTCATAAAGTTTTAACTTGGTTTACTGGATATACCGAAGATGAATTACAAACCCTTATAGACCAAAAAGCGACATACAGAACACTCTTTGAAAACGCTAAAATACATCCAAACGCTCACTTAATTAAAGGCGTTGTTTGTGGCTACCGTATTGAAACCATAGAAGATGAGTTTGAAATATACAAACAATGTAGACGTATGGAAAAGCTAATTGATGAATTGGCAAAAGGCCGTAAAATGGAAAAAATATTACGCGATGAGAAAAAATAG
- a CDS encoding diacylglycerol kinase, with the protein MKTFIVKRIRGFGYAFKGAVILLKTEASIQVQFCIAILVTVAGFYFNISSTEWLVQLLAIGLVMSVEGLNTAVEDIADFIHPDYHNKIGRIKDVAAGAVFISAVIAVIIAGIIYIPKIT; encoded by the coding sequence ATGAAAACTTTTATAGTCAAACGTATTAGAGGTTTTGGCTATGCCTTTAAAGGCGCTGTAATTTTATTAAAGACAGAAGCCAGCATACAAGTACAATTTTGCATAGCAATTTTAGTAACTGTGGCTGGTTTTTACTTCAATATATCCAGTACAGAATGGTTGGTGCAACTGTTAGCTATAGGATTAGTAATGAGTGTAGAAGGTCTAAACACTGCTGTTGAAGATATTGCAGACTTTATACATCCAGATTACCATAATAAAATAGGCCGCATTAAAGATGTTGCCGCTGGAGCAGTGTTTATATCTGCTGTAATTGCTGTGATTATTGCAGGAATCATATATATTCCTAAAATCACATAA